Proteins encoded by one window of Aphidius gifuensis isolate YNYX2018 linkage group LG2, ASM1490517v1, whole genome shotgun sequence:
- the LOC122848744 gene encoding glutamic acid-rich protein-like isoform X2 produces MPGAGGQQPQRTTFRPPWVRDGPNPLPLPAAPWTLNSRRESKPTTEDAPAFTKVTLKSVPKTPDADGVAPTVPPARKQTKLTIIPSQSKNDKNTVNKVVGKPVEITNSNKQNSPINDSPPSGSEKITKSKIGENGRNNSSTSKPQLAKQVRIDRSRSRSDNKVSLSKSESTTGAPTLSKSSSRAAIPPPPPPRPPPPPPAREVLKDLPALSDKQTKILEMLKSRPRKRPDWHDMMKEVESGKQLKHVKCNDRSAPIIERVSKVTADPAGKAHFVFESEESNMHNQLLHQIQSGIKLKSVKTNDRSKPILEGLRKFRRQLTIEEQIQKAETAPVETVETVDELDDIDAVRDDLQSTKQMLALELRNKEALERDNKRLQARILNLEAEVERVKIQQNVQEHKKQDEKLTESLKKEAEQARKDAEKLEQEYSNVAEERDKAKLELDEMKRMYAALERRMKAGMALAGCPSAKDVAKIASQKSIDKGIKTPSESEEEDETSSEEDEDDDPDALAEKRALREVKLLITKISNFKNKQTNAKNERHALKEQIKQQQKLLKDEKKKYKTLQKEVDKMAKLMADTDDEDDEEKEEEEEEEEEEEEESSEEEDSEESEESEVSEDEEDDEAEDAEDRKAKLQVTAKKQESRLASLKKGNYLLKAQVDRLKDDLVKQREDSLSLQEDLDSVLAELG; encoded by the exons aGCGTACCAAAAACACCAGATGCTGATGGAGTTGCACCAACAGTGCCTCCGGCAAGAAAACAAACTAAATTAACAATCATACCTTCGcaatcaaaaaatgataaaaatacagtTAATAAAGTTGTTGGAAAGCCAGTTGAAATAACAAACAGcaataaacaaaattcacCAATAAATGATAGTCCACCAAGTGgtagtgaaaaaataacaaaatcaaaaattggTGAAAATGgaagaaataattcatcaacaagTAAACCACAGTTGGCGAAACAAGTTCGTATTGATAGATCAAGATCACGTAGTGATAATAAAGTATCATTATCAAAAAGTGAAAGTACCAcag GTGCACCAACATTATCAAAAAGTTCATCGAGGGCGGcaataccaccaccaccaccaccaagaccaccaccaccaccaccagcacGTGAAGTTTTAAAAGATTTACCAGCATTGTCtgataaacaaacaaaaatattggAGATGCTTAAATCGAGGCCACGTAAAAGACCAGATTGGCATGACATGATGAAGGAGGTTGAAAGTGGCAAACAACTTAAACACGTCAAGTGCAACGACAGAAGTGCACCAATCATTGAAAGAGTTAGCAAAGTCACGGCTGATCCCgcag gTAAAGCACATTTTGTCTTCGAATCAGAAGAATCCAATATGCACAATCAACTACTTCATCAAATACAATCaggaattaaattaaaaagtgtCAAAACAAATGATCGTTCAAAGCCAATATTAGAAGGATTGAGAAAATTTAGAAgacaattaacaattgaagaaCAAATACAAAAAGCTGAAACAGCACCAGTTGAAACTGTTGAAACAGTTGATGaacttgatgatattgatgctGTAAGAGATGATTTACAAAGTACTAAACAAATGCTTGCACTTGAATTGAGAAATAAAGAGGCATTGGAGAGAGATAACAAGAGGCTACAG gcaagaatattaaatttagaagCTGAAGTTGAAAgagtaaaaattcaacaaaatgtaCAAGAGCataaaaaacaagatgaaaaattgactgaatcattaaaaaaagaagCTGAACAAGCAAGAAAAGATGCTGAAAAATTGGAACAAGAATATTCAAATGTTGCTGAAGAGAGAGATAAAGCTAAATTAGAATTAGATGAAATGAAAAGAATGTATGCTGCATTAGAGAGACGCATGAAAGCTG GAATGGCACTTGCTGGTTGTCCAAGTGCAAAAGACGTTGCTAAAATAGCATCACAAAAAAGTATTGATAAAGGTATTAAAACACCAAGTGAATCTGAGGAAGAAGATGAAACTTCATctgaagaagatgaagatgatgatccTGATGCACTAGCAGAAAAAAGAGCATTAAGAGAAGTTAAATTGCTCATaactaaaatatcaaatttcaa aaataaacaaacaaatgccAAAAATGAAAGACACGCCCTTAAGGAGCAAATAAAACagcaacaaaaattattaaaagatgaaaaaaaaaaatataaaacactaCAAAAAGAAGTTGATAAAATGGCAAAATTAATGGCTGAtactgatgatgaagatgatgaagaaaaagaagaagaagaagaagaggagGAAGAGGAGGAAGAAGAGAGCTCAGAAGAGGAAGATTCAGAAGAATCTGAAGAGTCTGAAGTATCAGAGGATGAGGAGGATGATGAGGCTGAGGATGCTGAAGATCGTAAAGCCAAATTACAG GTGACTGCAAAGAAGCAAGAGAGTCGTTTGGCTTCACTGAAGAAGGGCAATTACTTGCTCAAGGCTCAAGTTGACCGGTTGAAAGACGACCTGGTGAAGCAGCGTGAAGATAGTCTGTCACTCCAGGAAGACCTTGACTCGGTCCTTGCTGAGCTTGGATAA
- the LOC122848744 gene encoding DNA ligase 1-like isoform X1 — protein sequence MPGAGGQQPQRTTFRPPWVRDGPNPLPLPAAPWTLNSRRESKPTTEDAPAFTKVTLKSVPKTPDADGVAPTVPPARKQTKLTIIPSQSKNDKNTVNKVVGKPVEITNSNKQNSPINDSPPSGSEKITKSKIGENGRNNSSTSKPQLAKQVRIDRSRSRSDNKVSLSKSESTTGAPTLSKSSSRAAIPPPPPPRPPPPPPAREVLKDLPALSDKQTKILEMLKSRPRKRPDWHDMMKEVESGKQLKHVKCNDRSAPIIERVSKVTADPAGKAHFVFESEESNMHNQLLHQIQSGIKLKSVKTNDRSKPILEGLRKFRRQLTIEEQIQKAETAPVETVETVDELDDIDAVRDDLQSTKQMLALELRNKEALERDNKRLQARILNLEAEVERVKIQQNVQEHKKQDEKLTESLKKEAEQARKDAEKLEQEYSNVAEERDKAKLELDEMKRMYAALERRMKAEYYWDWAEPIVESPQDEISPMESAWYKFSGMALAGCPSAKDVAKIASQKSIDKGIKTPSESEEEDETSSEEDEDDDPDALAEKRALREVKLLITKISNFKNKQTNAKNERHALKEQIKQQQKLLKDEKKKYKTLQKEVDKMAKLMADTDDEDDEEKEEEEEEEEEEEEESSEEEDSEESEESEVSEDEEDDEAEDAEDRKAKLQVTAKKQESRLASLKKGNYLLKAQVDRLKDDLVKQREDSLSLQEDLDSVLAELG from the exons aGCGTACCAAAAACACCAGATGCTGATGGAGTTGCACCAACAGTGCCTCCGGCAAGAAAACAAACTAAATTAACAATCATACCTTCGcaatcaaaaaatgataaaaatacagtTAATAAAGTTGTTGGAAAGCCAGTTGAAATAACAAACAGcaataaacaaaattcacCAATAAATGATAGTCCACCAAGTGgtagtgaaaaaataacaaaatcaaaaattggTGAAAATGgaagaaataattcatcaacaagTAAACCACAGTTGGCGAAACAAGTTCGTATTGATAGATCAAGATCACGTAGTGATAATAAAGTATCATTATCAAAAAGTGAAAGTACCAcag GTGCACCAACATTATCAAAAAGTTCATCGAGGGCGGcaataccaccaccaccaccaccaagaccaccaccaccaccaccagcacGTGAAGTTTTAAAAGATTTACCAGCATTGTCtgataaacaaacaaaaatattggAGATGCTTAAATCGAGGCCACGTAAAAGACCAGATTGGCATGACATGATGAAGGAGGTTGAAAGTGGCAAACAACTTAAACACGTCAAGTGCAACGACAGAAGTGCACCAATCATTGAAAGAGTTAGCAAAGTCACGGCTGATCCCgcag gTAAAGCACATTTTGTCTTCGAATCAGAAGAATCCAATATGCACAATCAACTACTTCATCAAATACAATCaggaattaaattaaaaagtgtCAAAACAAATGATCGTTCAAAGCCAATATTAGAAGGATTGAGAAAATTTAGAAgacaattaacaattgaagaaCAAATACAAAAAGCTGAAACAGCACCAGTTGAAACTGTTGAAACAGTTGATGaacttgatgatattgatgctGTAAGAGATGATTTACAAAGTACTAAACAAATGCTTGCACTTGAATTGAGAAATAAAGAGGCATTGGAGAGAGATAACAAGAGGCTACAG gcaagaatattaaatttagaagCTGAAGTTGAAAgagtaaaaattcaacaaaatgtaCAAGAGCataaaaaacaagatgaaaaattgactgaatcattaaaaaaagaagCTGAACAAGCAAGAAAAGATGCTGAAAAATTGGAACAAGAATATTCAAATGTTGCTGAAGAGAGAGATAAAGCTAAATTAGAATTAGATGAAATGAAAAGAATGTATGCTGCATTAGAGAGACGCATGAAAGCTG aatattattGGGATTGGGCTGAGCCCATTGTGGAATCACCACAAGATGAAATTTCACCAATGGAATCAGCATGGTACAAATTTTCAGGAATGGCACTTGCTGGTTGTCCAAGTGCAAAAGACGTTGCTAAAATAGCATCACAAAAAAGTATTGATAAAGGTATTAAAACACCAAGTGAATCTGAGGAAGAAGATGAAACTTCATctgaagaagatgaagatgatgatccTGATGCACTAGCAGAAAAAAGAGCATTAAGAGAAGTTAAATTGCTCATaactaaaatatcaaatttcaa aaataaacaaacaaatgccAAAAATGAAAGACACGCCCTTAAGGAGCAAATAAAACagcaacaaaaattattaaaagatgaaaaaaaaaaatataaaacactaCAAAAAGAAGTTGATAAAATGGCAAAATTAATGGCTGAtactgatgatgaagatgatgaagaaaaagaagaagaagaagaagaggagGAAGAGGAGGAAGAAGAGAGCTCAGAAGAGGAAGATTCAGAAGAATCTGAAGAGTCTGAAGTATCAGAGGATGAGGAGGATGATGAGGCTGAGGATGCTGAAGATCGTAAAGCCAAATTACAG GTGACTGCAAAGAAGCAAGAGAGTCGTTTGGCTTCACTGAAGAAGGGCAATTACTTGCTCAAGGCTCAAGTTGACCGGTTGAAAGACGACCTGGTGAAGCAGCGTGAAGATAGTCTGTCACTCCAGGAAGACCTTGACTCGGTCCTTGCTGAGCTTGGATAA